The sequence below is a genomic window from Colletotrichum destructivum chromosome 4, complete sequence.
TGACAGCAGGCCATAAGTGCATGAAATGGAAGCGGCTTCCTGAGCTGATGACATGCATTCATCCGCCGTTCTGCAAGAgtcgagggaggggggctaAAGGAAGTCCTCCCAATAGTAAATGATAGATAAGGGATGTAGTATTGGTTGGGAATGACTACTTTCGGTTGTGTCAGGGATACGCATGCCGCGGACAACCAGTTGATGCCACCCTCGGTGGAATTCGAGAGCGGCAGTAAGTCCATGGCCCCCAAATGTACCGTCAAGTCCCAAGTGTGATTTCATTGGAACATAACGTAACACTAAAGTAACAATGAATGAAATGGCATGCGGTAATCTGGGGTAGTGCTCACCCGGGCAACTTTCTATGGGATGGCGTATTTACCTCTAAGCCAGCCGTGATGGGAATGCTATCTCGACATTAGCGTGACGCATATTGGTTTCTAAAGAGACATGGATAGATTTACAGGTGGATTTCAGATTGTAAAGTATTTATTTTGCCGTCTTGGTCTCGGTCAAGTCTTTCGATCTGCCCCAGCTTGACAATCCCTTTCTTCATCGCCCCCAAACCGTTTGGTTCTACTAGGACTCCCCTACCATGCGTATTCTTTGCCTTCACGGTCACGGCACCAACGCCCGCATCTTGGAGAGCCAGTTGGAGAGGTTGCGTGCAAAACTCCCTCATGATTGGACcttcgacttcctcgacggtgAGCATGTTGCTCCACCAGCTCCAGGTAGGTGATGCGCTTTCTCCCCCTTGACGCGGGCGGTGCTGAAACTCGAAAAGCTGTAGAAGCAATATTTCCCGGCCCTTACCTATGCTATCATGGCGAGCCAGTTGAAGAGGACGTTAAGGCTGCCCACCAGTTCCTCTTGGAGGTGGTACGGGAAGAAGGACCCTTCGACATGGTGGTGGGGTTCTCCCAAGGCGCTGCCTTGGCCGCTGCGGCCATTGCTCGCCATGAGCAGCAATATCTCACCGACGATCTTTTCAAGGCGGCAGTGTTTGTTGGCGCGTCGATGCCATTCGACCTAGATACGGGAAAGGTTCGTTTAACGTACGACGGGACGGGATGTCTGCGGGCGGAACGCCTGGACGCGTCTGGAAACGCCATCCCTGAAGAAGATGGGTTACGTTGGGCGAATGACTGCAGGACGGCCACCGTAATCAACGAGTTCGAGAGCAGGAACCCGGACGTTCGGCAGACTGCACCCCAGAGCATCGAGGTCCTTCTGAGGTACCATCCTCGGACTCACCCGCAAAGGATTCAGATCCCAACGGTGCATGTGGTTGGTGCCAAGGACGGATACGCCCAACAGGGATTGGATCTGGTGTCTCTTTGCGACTCGCGTGTTTGCCAGACCATCATCCACGAGGGTGGTCATGAATTTCCTAGAAAGGATGAGGCGCTTCAACGGGTCGCAGACTGCATGCAAGCGGCAGCCGCCCAGACGAGTTACCTCCAGTGATTCGGTTCACTTGGGAGTTGGTCCAGACCGAAGCACGCAATGTCTTACTTCTGTTATCTCTTCTGGCAGTCGAGAAGGACTTCTATTTGATGCTACGATGAACAGTTCATGAATGTCTGCGTATCTGTCTTGAGTCGTGTCAACCTCAAGTTCTACTGACTCGTCTACGCATTAGTTCCAATTAGATAGCTGCTTTCAACTGAAATGCTCACTTAAATAAGAGAAAACAGCCGTAGTTCTCATTACTGGGTGCGTTTTATTCTACTTGAATAACAGCAAAACGGTAAGTATACTATACATCTTCTCTCCAACAAACCAGGGCTGTTTTCTGTTATCTAGGTGATGCTGCTGTGCCTTTCAATAGACTTGGCAATGCTATCACCTCTCCCTAATTTGACGTGCATGCTTCGCGGGGGCAATGCATGACGGCAAATAGGATCAACGGGAAGTGGAAGACTTGTTTCCCTGATTGGCAGCGGGTAAAATGACGGAGGTCAAATGGTAGGTTGATGGTATCCAGCGGCACAGTCAGGAGTCCTTGCAGTCGGTCTCAACGAATACACGTCGACGCGAAGCGAGGGCTGCAGTCCTACCCCCCAAGGCCAGAGGAGGCACGTCGACCCTGTCCTACACCGCCTGCTGTCATTGATGGAGTGTCGGTGCGGGATTTCCGCTTGCCAAACCTTTAGGAGAAACGAAAGGTCTCGTACGAAAAAGATTCGGCCAGTGACCCTATCACATAATGTGGCTCACATCTCTCATCGATGAGCACAGGGCCTCATAGCCCTTTTCTCCCTTGCACACTCTTATCATTACTCTGGTATTCCTGAGTGAACTACGTCGGGCTCCTCAGCCCAAGGCGCGTTCAAACCTCCATCATCACTCTGGAACTACAGCCAAAACCAAGAAACACGCCCAAGCCTCAGAATGGCACAATCTTCAGACCCGGGTACTTCACCTGTGGCGACGCATGAACCTCTACAGACCCCTATGGCTCCCCAGGCCTCAACCGATCAGCAAGTCATCGAGAACGATCATGCCGAACCAGCAACACCATGGAAGGCTCAAGGCTGGCGCTTTTGGGCCGTCTTTCCCGGGCTCTGCCTCGCCATGCTGCTGACAGGCTTGGATGCATCTATCCTCGCCACGTCGTTGCCAACCATTGTCTCCGACCTCCACGGCGGCGCACTATACATCTGGACCATGAACGGATACTTCCTCACTACTGTCGTTGTCCAACCGTTGACAGGGCAAGCTGCCGACATTTTCGGCAGGAGGATTCCCATGCTCGTCTCTCTGTCACTCTTCACACTCGGGAGTGGACTTTGCGGCGGATCGACCTCCTTACCTATGCTTATTGCCGCGCGCCTAATCCAGGGGTTTGGGGGAGGAGGCCTGTTTGTCATGACGgacaccatcatcgccgacctCACCCCTTTGCGCGATCGCATGAAATACGTGTCCATGGTCATGATTTTCTTGTACTTATACTCATGTCTTCTTTGTTAGTGTTGGGACTATCGCTGACTTGTTCATAGCACCCTAGGCTCTTTTCTGGGTCCCATCATCGGCGGTGCTATTGTCGACAACACGACTTGGCGCTGGGTCTTCTATATAAACTTGCCTGTTTGTgcggccgccctcccccttgTCTTCCTCTTTTTACGCGTCAATCACAAGCGAGAGGGCACCGTTGCCCAACGACTTGGACGGGTGGACTACTCCGGCAACCTCATTCTCGTATGTGCTGTCGTCTCGATTCTCATCCCGTTGACCTGGGGAGGCACTACCTACAGCTGGAAGTCATGGCACATTCTGTTGCCCCTTCTGGTCGGCTTTGCTGGGCTTGTGTTCTTTGGTGTACACCAGGGAAAGTTCGCCCGTGAGCCCATCATGCCTCTCCGGGTCTACAGCAACATGTCTTGTGCTTTGGGCTACGGCATTACCTTCTTGCACGGAATCGTCCTCAGCTGGCTCAGCTTCTTTCTTCCAGTATACTTCCAAATTCTCCTCGAGTCCAC
It includes:
- a CDS encoding Putative serine hydrolase FSH, alpha/Beta hydrolase is translated as MRILCLHGHGTNARILESQLERLRAKLPHDWTFDFLDGEHVAPPAPEAIFPGPYLCYHGEPVEEDVKAAHQFLLEVVREEGPFDMVVGFSQGAALAAAAIARHEQQYLTDDLFKAAVFVGASMPFDLDTGKVRLTYDGTGCLRAERLDASGNAIPEEDGLRWANDCRTATVINEFESRNPDVRQTAPQSIEVLLRYHPRTHPQRIQIPTVHVVGAKDGYAQQGLDLVSLCDSRVCQTIIHEGGHEFPRKDEALQRVADCMQAAAAQTSYLQ
- a CDS encoding Putative sugar transporter, major facilitator superfamily, MFS transporter superfamily: MAQSSDPGTSPVATHEPLQTPMAPQASTDQQVIENDHAEPATPWKAQGWRFWAVFPGLCLAMLLTGLDASILATSLPTIVSDLHGGALYIWTMNGYFLTTVVVQPLTGQAADIFGRRIPMLVSLSLFTLGSGLCGGSTSLPMLIAARLIQGFGGGGLFVMTDTIIADLTPLRDRMKYVSMVMIFLYLYSCLLCSFLGPIIGGAIVDNTTWRWVFYINLPVCAAALPLVFLFLRVNHKREGTVAQRLGRVDYSGNLILVCAVVSILIPLTWGGTTYSWKSWHILLPLLVGFAGLVFFGVHQGKFAREPIMPLRVYSNMSCALGYGITFLHGIVLSWLSFFLPVYFQILLESTPLQSGVKLLAVVIPLAPAGMAGGIAIALTGHYKMVIVAGFVLLSIAVGCMTTLDANSSTAVWIVFQVLAGLGGGLSLTATLPAVQAPVPESDVAIATAAWAFARSFGAIWGAAIPSAVFNSRFDELLHLIPEPSVRDLLSHGGAYEHAIRLFIKQFDAQPVLKEQIIHVYTEALKRVWIVLIPFAVVPIGLALCMKEVELRKELKTDFGLKETPEARG